The following are encoded in a window of Planctomycetia bacterium genomic DNA:
- a CDS encoding DUF1501 domain-containing protein: MSNNQSNSQRCNWGQWPTIWNRRKFLQTTGGGFASLGLQYLLGREGKLAADDRAALNPLAPRPPHHAPKAKSVIFLFLYGGPSQVDTFDPKPELETWHGQPIPVFKAEDAFFGDTKPTAFKTPYTFAKYGESGLTVSNMFPEIAKCADDLCVIRSMYCESNNHAPALFQMNTGFLIPGRPSMGSWVTYGLGAETDRLPAFVVMWDHRGGPIGGAQNWSSGFLPAAYQATPLRSQGDPIVDLKPPSNISPEQQLARLKLLAKLNEEHLAEHPGELDLAARIASYELAYRMQMAAPEVIDIEQETAETHQLYGIDQPVSSYFGKQCLMARRMVEQGVRFIQLYSGGGHQQESWDAHFGIKENMDLHCPEIDRPIYGLLTDLKQRGLLDETLVIWGGEFGRMPTNQGSVGRDHNPRGFTMWLAGGGVKGGMTYGATDEFGYAAVENRVSLPDLHATCLHLLGLDHLRLTYRHMSRDMRLTDVSGTVLHELLA, from the coding sequence ATGTCAAACAATCAATCCAACTCCCAACGCTGCAACTGGGGCCAATGGCCCACGATCTGGAACCGGCGCAAATTCCTGCAAACCACCGGCGGCGGCTTTGCCTCGCTGGGCTTGCAATATTTGCTCGGTCGAGAGGGCAAGCTCGCGGCCGATGACCGCGCAGCGCTCAATCCCCTCGCGCCGCGGCCGCCGCATCATGCGCCGAAGGCGAAGAGCGTGATCTTTCTTTTTCTTTACGGCGGGCCGAGCCAGGTCGATACGTTCGATCCCAAGCCGGAACTCGAAACCTGGCACGGGCAGCCAATCCCGGTCTTCAAGGCCGAGGACGCCTTCTTCGGTGACACCAAGCCGACCGCGTTCAAAACGCCGTACACGTTCGCCAAGTATGGCGAGTCTGGCCTGACCGTCTCGAACATGTTTCCCGAGATCGCCAAGTGCGCCGACGATTTGTGCGTGATCCGTTCGATGTACTGCGAATCGAACAACCATGCCCCGGCGCTCTTCCAGATGAACACCGGGTTCCTGATTCCCGGGCGGCCCTCGATGGGTTCCTGGGTTACGTATGGGCTCGGCGCGGAGACCGATCGCCTGCCGGCGTTCGTCGTGATGTGGGATCATCGTGGCGGTCCGATCGGCGGCGCGCAGAATTGGTCGTCCGGCTTCCTGCCAGCCGCGTACCAGGCCACGCCGCTCCGGAGCCAGGGCGATCCGATCGTCGATCTCAAACCGCCGAGCAACATCTCGCCGGAACAACAGCTTGCGCGATTGAAGCTGCTCGCGAAGCTCAATGAAGAACATCTCGCTGAACATCCCGGCGAATTGGATTTGGCGGCGCGGATCGCCAGCTACGAGTTGGCGTATCGAATGCAAATGGCCGCGCCGGAAGTGATCGACATCGAGCAAGAGACCGCGGAAACGCACCAGCTTTACGGCATCGACCAGCCGGTCAGCTCGTATTTCGGCAAGCAATGCCTGATGGCCCGGCGAATGGTCGAGCAAGGCGTGCGGTTCATCCAGCTTTACTCCGGCGGCGGGCATCAACAAGAAAGCTGGGACGCCCACTTCGGCATCAAGGAGAACATGGACCTGCATTGCCCGGAGATCGACCGGCCCATCTACGGGCTGCTCACGGATCTCAAACAGCGCGGGCTACTCGATGAGACGCTCGTCATCTGGGGCGGCGAGTTCGGTCGCATGCCGACGAACCAAGGCTCGGTGGGCCGGGACCACAACCCGCGCGGCTTCACGATGTGGCTGGCCGGCGGCGGCGTGAAAGGCGGCATGACCTACGGCGCCACGGACGAATTCGGCTACGCGGCCGTCGAAAACCGCGTCTCATTGCCGGACCTGCACGCGACGTGCCTGCACCTGCTGGGCCTCGATCATCTCCGCCTCACCTACCGCCACATGAGCCGCGACATGCGTTTGACGGATGTGAGCGGGACGGTATTGCATGAGTTGCTGGCGTAG
- a CDS encoding NAD-dependent epimerase/dehydratase family protein encodes MQRILITGGAGFIGSHLAQALVARGDRVTAVDDESTGSASNLAPLLGNPTFTYHRGTLADRELTRRLVADVDEVYHLAAAVGVQLIASSPIHTIEANVYLTEILLAELRRRQEAGAKVKLFLASTSEVYGKNPKPEWNEEDDLVFGPTTRARWSYGVSKAIDEFLALAYFRQHGLPVVVARFFNVVGPRQTGQYGMVLPRLVDAALAGGPLIVHDDGRQTRCFAHVRDVVQMVLALMREPRAVGEVFNLGSDQPISILDLAERVRAIANPAAGIAFQSYAEAFPADFEDVRARVPCLDKLRGVIGQLPATPLDEIIREVVASKR; translated from the coding sequence GTGCAAAGAATCCTCATCACCGGCGGCGCCGGGTTTATTGGCAGTCACTTGGCCCAGGCGCTCGTCGCTCGGGGTGATCGCGTCACCGCCGTGGATGACGAATCGACCGGCTCGGCCAGCAATCTCGCACCGCTCTTGGGGAATCCAACCTTCACCTACCATCGCGGGACGCTCGCCGATCGCGAGTTGACTCGACGCCTCGTGGCCGATGTCGACGAGGTTTATCACCTGGCCGCGGCGGTCGGCGTGCAACTCATCGCCAGCAGCCCGATTCATACGATCGAGGCCAACGTCTATCTGACGGAGATTTTGCTCGCGGAGCTGCGCCGGCGGCAGGAAGCCGGGGCGAAGGTCAAACTCTTCCTCGCCAGTACCAGCGAGGTTTACGGTAAAAATCCCAAGCCGGAGTGGAATGAGGAAGACGACCTGGTGTTCGGCCCCACGACCCGGGCTCGATGGTCGTACGGCGTCTCGAAGGCGATCGACGAGTTCCTGGCGCTCGCCTATTTTCGGCAACACGGCCTACCGGTCGTCGTGGCGCGGTTTTTCAACGTCGTCGGCCCGCGCCAGACGGGACAATACGGCATGGTGCTTCCGCGACTCGTCGACGCCGCGCTCGCCGGCGGGCCGCTGATCGTCCACGACGACGGCCGGCAAACCCGTTGCTTCGCGCACGTGCGCGACGTCGTGCAAATGGTCTTGGCCTTAATGCGGGAACCCCGCGCCGTCGGCGAAGTGTTCAACTTGGGCAGCGACCAGCCGATCAGCATTCTGGATTTGGCGGAACGCGTGCGAGCAATCGCCAACCCGGCGGCCGGCATCGCGTTCCAAAGCTACGCGGAAGCATTTCCGGCGGATTTTGAGGACGTCCGCGCACGGGTTCCGTGCCTCGACAAACTGCGCGGCGTGATTGGCCAACTCCCGGCGACGCCGCTCGACGAGATCATCCGCGAAGTCGTGGCGTCGAAGCGCTAA